The following proteins are co-located in the Malus sylvestris chromosome 13, drMalSylv7.2, whole genome shotgun sequence genome:
- the LOC126596964 gene encoding transcription factor bHLH63-like isoform X2: MEEEKLAKQMNKNRANKQSKVAAADKEVQFQRDGVRVKARRGQATKSHSLAERARREKISTRMKLLQSLVPGCDQITGKAQILDEIIKYVQLLQNQVECLSAQLASVDLMLYICELNQSANPSASERLCCLEPQFSSALEPSSTQFGPLADATPTSASILLTEEHRKPA, encoded by the exons ATG GAAGAAGAGAAGCTCGCCAAACAGATGAACAAAAACAGAGCAAATAAACAGAGCAAAGTTGCTGCTGCAGATAAAGAGGTCCAATTCCAAAGAGATGGGGTTCGTGTGAAAGCAAGAAGGGGTCAAGCAACTAAGAGTCACAGCCTTGCTGAAAGG GCAAGAAGGGAGAAAATCAGTACGAGAATGAAACTTTTGCAGTCCCTTGTTCCTGGTTGTGATCAG ATAACTGGCAAGGCTCAGATATTGGACGAGATCATCAAATACGTCCAGTTACTGCAGAATCAAGTCGAG TGCCTCTCTGCGCAGCTTGCTTCGGTGGATCTCATGCTGTACATCTGCGAGCTGAACCAAAGTGCAAATCCATCTGCTTCGGAG AGGCTATGTTGCTTGGAACCTCAATTTTCGTCTGCGCTAGAGCCTAGCTCTACCCAGTTCGGGCCTCTGGCGGACGCTACACCGACTTCCGCTTCCATATTACTTACAGAGGAACACAGAAAGCCAGCTTAA
- the LOC126596964 gene encoding transcription factor bHLH63-like isoform X1 — MVSQEEEKLAKQMNKNRANKQSKVAAADKEVQFQRDGVRVKARRGQATKSHSLAERARREKISTRMKLLQSLVPGCDQITGKAQILDEIIKYVQLLQNQVECLSAQLASVDLMLYICELNQSANPSASERLCCLEPQFSSALEPSSTQFGPLADATPTSASILLTEEHRKPA; from the exons atggtttcGCAG GAAGAAGAGAAGCTCGCCAAACAGATGAACAAAAACAGAGCAAATAAACAGAGCAAAGTTGCTGCTGCAGATAAAGAGGTCCAATTCCAAAGAGATGGGGTTCGTGTGAAAGCAAGAAGGGGTCAAGCAACTAAGAGTCACAGCCTTGCTGAAAGG GCAAGAAGGGAGAAAATCAGTACGAGAATGAAACTTTTGCAGTCCCTTGTTCCTGGTTGTGATCAG ATAACTGGCAAGGCTCAGATATTGGACGAGATCATCAAATACGTCCAGTTACTGCAGAATCAAGTCGAG TGCCTCTCTGCGCAGCTTGCTTCGGTGGATCTCATGCTGTACATCTGCGAGCTGAACCAAAGTGCAAATCCATCTGCTTCGGAG AGGCTATGTTGCTTGGAACCTCAATTTTCGTCTGCGCTAGAGCCTAGCTCTACCCAGTTCGGGCCTCTGGCGGACGCTACACCGACTTCCGCTTCCATATTACTTACAGAGGAACACAGAAAGCCAGCTTAA
- the LOC126597315 gene encoding L10-interacting MYB domain-containing protein-like, with product MAKNGASSSNPIATWNAHNISIFCDICIKEVEAGHRPGTHFDKDGYANIRANFKAETGHDYDRKQLKNKWDALKNEWKLWKELVGKETGLGWNSSKGTVDASQEWWNNKIQINKKYGKFRKKGISPEMEDKLDRMFLNTIATGEHA from the exons ATGGCAAAGAATGGGGCATCTTCGTCAAATCCTATTGCTACATGGAATGCCCACAATATATCTATATTTTGTGATATTTGCATCAAGGAGGTTGAGGCCGGACATCGTCCTGGCACTCACTTTGACAAAGATGGATATGCAAATATTAGAGCTAACTTCAAGGCAGAGACAGGGCATGATTATGACAGAAagcaactgaaaaataagtgGGATGCACTTAAAAATGAGTGGAAGTTGTGGAAAGAGCTAGTTGGTAAAGAAACTGGCCTAGGGTGGAATTCGAGCAAGGGTACCGTTGATGCCTCTCAGGAGTGGTGGAATAATAAAATTCAG ataaacaaaaaatatggaAAATTCCGAAAAAAGGGCATTAGTCCTGAGATGGAGGACAAGTTAGATAGGATGTTCTTGAACACAATTGCTACTGGTGAACATGCATGA
- the LOC126596946 gene encoding RNA polymerase II C-terminal domain phosphatase-like 3 encodes MGKDDESAKVVEDVEEGEISDSTSVEEISEEDFVKQEKQQEVKVVVPLPPPPKDQSKSNGGDDARVWTMRDIYNYPGFRGYRSGLVNLAWAQAVQNKPLNQLLQVNDPDEKLKRSSSSPSLISSERSNAKEVDGVVIVDSGDEMDAEKEEGELEEGEIDLDSEPADGENTAAAEEARDGVLVCDDMDVDNSETGLKKRVSSIREALESVTVNEAEKSFGDVCLQLLNTLESLRGVLSETNVSTKEALVQPSFTAVQAISSVFCSMRPDQKEQNKDIISRVLSSVKNDPPLLAPEQIKEIGVMISSVDSPDVFLQTRAAITDNEIQVIGGVNNKNSEAVHAGSSANFASDTVVSGVYSNPFVLSEVPRPGVSILKGRRVVLPLLDTHKDHDADSLPSPTRESPSCFPVQNTLVVTDRTVKPQPDTSRVTPNAGGSGLHPYDTDALKAVSTYQQINRTSFFMSERLPSPTPSEDGDNGDDDTVGEISSSSASNLRTGPPISGQQVVSPFPIPVGSSSMQERFTGKSAAPASSGSNITIKAPTRNRDPRLRLSNSDMGALNLNPQPLTVHSAPKVDSVITLSSRKQKPLEDSKFDGPALKRQRNTLDNSGFVKDPKTASGSGGWLEDIGGVGPHLISKNQTVENTQSDPRQVVNDVSSSSTADGNSNGPNSSNEPLSVMDLSTASLPALVKDIAVNSAIFKDIAVNPTMLLNILKLGQQQRLAAEAQQKSADPEKSMTNPISSSSILRSNASVNVPSKSAAMLQTLAGTLPVSSQKALTDESGKVRMKPRDPRRVLHANALQKNGSLGQEQFRNIVTPLSSSQGNKDNLNGQKHDGQADMKLVTSQSVEAPDIARQFTKNLKNIADIMSVSNGSTSPAIASQSVSSQPVPIKNERIDPKTEEQGTGSISASEAAAACPSPSAPMWGDVEHLFEGYDDQQKAAIQRERARRIEEQKKMFAARKLCLVLDLDHTLLNSAKFIEVDPVHDEILRKKEEQDREKPQRHLFRFHHMGMWTKLRPGVWNFLERASQLFELHLYTMGNKLYATEMAKVLDPTGVLFAGRVISRGDDGDPDDGDAPKSKDLEGVLGMESAVVIIDDSVRVWPHNKMNLIVVERYTYFPCSRRQFGLLGPSLLEIDHDERQEDGTLASSLSVIEKMHQIFFSHPSLDEADVRNILASEQRKILNGCRIVFSRVFPVGEVNPHLHPLWQTAEQFGAVCTNYIDDQVTHVVANSLGTDKVNWAISSGKFVVHPGWVEASALLYRRANEQDFAIKP; translated from the exons ATGGGGAAAGACGATGAAAGTGCGAAAGTGGTTGAAGATGTAGAAGAAGGGGAAATTTCGGATTCGACTTCGGTGGAGGAGATCAGTGAGGAAGATTTTGTCAAGCAGGAGAAGCAGCAGGAAGTTAAGGTGGTGGTTCCGCTGCCGCCGCCACCCAAGGATCAGTCTAAATCCAACGGCGGAGATGATGCTAGGGTTTGGACGATGCGCGACATCTACAACTACCCGGGATTTCGGGGGTACAGGTCCGGCTTGGTTAACCTCGCTTGGGCTCAGGCCGTACAGAATAAGCCGCTCAATCAGCTTCTGCAGGTGAATGACCCCGACGAGAAATTGAAGCGATCGTCGTCGTCGCCGTCGTTGATTTCGTCCGAAAGGAGCAACGCGAAGGAAGTGGATGGAGTGGTGATTGTTGATAGTGGTGATGAAATGGATGCTGAGAAGGAGGAAGGGGAGTTGGAGGAGGGCGAGATTGATTTGGATTCGGAGCCTGCCGATGGCGAAAACACGGCGGCAGCTGAGGAGGCTAGAGATGGTGTTTTGGTTTGTGATGATATGGATGTTGATAATTCCGAGACTGGTTTGAAGAAGCGAGTGAGCTCGATTCGGGAGGCTTTGGAAAGCGTTACTGTAAATGAAGCAGAGAA ATCATTTGGGGATGTTTGTCTCCAGTTACTCAACACTTTGGAGAGCTTGCGTGGAGTGCTTTCGGAAACTAATGTTTCCACAAAGGAAGCTCTTGTTCAACCGTCCTTCACTGCAGTACAAGCTATCAGCTCT GTGTTCTGCTCAATGAGACCTGAccaaaaggaacaaaacaaagaTATTATATCAAG GGTACTTTCTTCTGTGAAGAATGATCCTCCTCTTCTTGCCCCTGAGCAGATAAAAGAG ATAGGGGTCATGATATCCTCTGTGGATTCCCCTGATGTTTTCCTCCAAACTAGAGCAGCCATTACAGATAATGAGATACAGGTTATTGGTGGGGTTAATAATAAGAATTCTGAAGCTGTACATGCCGGTTCTTCAGCTAATTTTGCTTCAGACACTGTTGTATCTGGGGTTTATAGCAATCCATTTGTGTTGTCCGAAGTACCAAGACCAGGAGTGTCTATTTTGAAGGGTAGGAGGGTCGTGCTTCCCCTGTTAGACACTCACAAGGATCATGATGCAGATAGCCTTCCTTCTCCAACACGAGAATCCCCATCTTGTTTTCCTGTTCAGAACACATTGGTTGTTACTGATAGGACGGTAAAACCACAGCCTGATACCTCTAGGGTGACGCCAAATGCTGGAGGTTCTGGATTGCATCCTTATGATACTGATGCTCTTAAAGCTGTATCCACTTATCAACAAATTAATCGGACTTCTTTTTTCATGAGCGAAAGACTTCCAAGTCCAACCCCATCAGAAGATGGTGATAATGGGGATGATGATACTGTTGGAGAGATTTCTAGTTCTTCTGCTAGTAATTTAAGAACAGGTCCTCCTATTTCGGGACAGCAAGTTGTTTCTCCCTTCCCTATTCCTGTGGGTAGCTCCAGCATGCAAGAACGATTTACAGGTAAAAGTGCTGCCCCTGCAAGTTCTGGATCTAATATCACCATAAAAGCTCCAACTAGGAATAGAGATCCTAGGCTTCGGTTGTCCAATTCTGATATGGGTGCCTTGAATCTCAACCCACAGCCCTTGACAGTGCATAGTGCACCTAAAGTAGATTCAGTTATAACGTTAAGCTCGAGAAAGCAAAAACCCCTTGAGGATTCTAAATTTGATGGTCCTGCATTAAAGAGGCAAAGGAATACATTGGATAACTCAGGTTTTGTTAAAGATCCAAAAACTGCTTCTGGAAGTGGTGGCTGGTTGGAGGACATTGGTGGTGTTGGACCTCATTTAATTAGCAAGAATCAGACAGTGGAGAACACACAGTCTGATCCCAGACAGGTGGTTAATGATGTAAGTAGTTCTAGTACTGCTGATGGAAACTCCAATGGCCCAAACAGTTCAAATGAGCCTTTGTCGGTGATGGATTTAAGCACGGCTTCCCTGCCTGCGTTAGTTAAGGACATTGCTGTGAATTCTGCAATATTTAAAGATATTGCTGTGAATCCAACCATGCTGTTAAACATACTTAAGCTGGGACAGCAGCAAAGGTTAGCTGCAGAAGCCCAGCAGAAGTCTGCTGATCCTGAAAAAAGCATGACAAATCCTATAAGCTCAAGTTCAATACTAAGATCAAATGCATCGGTGAATGTTCCTTCAAAGTCCGCAGCCATGTTGCAGACACTAGCAGGAACACTTCCCGTTAGTTCACAAAAAGCTCTGACG GATGAGTCAGGGAAAGTCCGCATGAAACCCCGTGACCCTCGCCGTGTTCTCCATGCtaatgcacttcaaaagaatgGGAGTCTGGGACAAGAGCAGTTCAGAAATATTGTAACCCCACTGTCAAGCAGCCAGGGGAATAAGGATAATCTTAATGGCCAAAAGCACGATGGTCAGGCGGATATGAAGCTAGTCACTTCTCAATCAGTAGAGGCCCCTGACATTGCTCGCCAATTCACAAAGAATCTGAAAAATATTGCTGATATCATGTCTGTTTCTAATGGATCAACGAGTCCAGCAATCGCTTCTCAGAGTGTTTCTTCCCAACCAGTTCCAATCAAGAATGAGAGAATAGATCCAAAGACTGAGGAGCAGGGTACTGGAAGTATTTCTGCTTCGGAAGCAGCTGCAGCATGTCCCTCTCCTTCTGCCCCCATGTGGGGAGATGTTGAACATCTGTTTGAAGGATATGATGACCAGCAAAAAGCCGCTatccagagagagagagcaaggaGGATAGAAGAACAGAAGAAAATGTTTGCAGCACGCAAGCTTTGCCTCGTCTTGGATCTAGATCACACACTTCTTAATTCAGCTAAG TTTATTGAAGTAGACCCAGTGCATGATGAGATTTTGAGAAAGAAAGAGGAACAGGATCGTGAAAAACCACAGCGACATCTCTTTCGATTCCATCACATGGGAATGTGGACCAAATTACGTCCTGGGGTTTGGAATTTTTTGGAGAGG GCTAGTCAACTTTTTGAGTTGCATCTTTACACAATGGGGAACAAGCTATATGCAACGGAAATGGCAAAGGTGCTAGATCCAACAGGGGTACTTTTTGCTGGACGAGTTATTTCTAGAGGCGACGATGGAGATCCTGATGATGGTGATGCTCCGAAGAGTAAGGATCTGGAAGGAGTTTTGGGTATGGAATCAGCTGTTGTGATTATAGATGATTCTGTGAGGGTCTGGCCGCATAACAAAATGAACTTGATAGTTGTGGAACG GTATACGTACTTTCCTTGTAGCAGACGACAATTTGGACTTTTAGGTCCCTCTCTGCTCGAGATTGACCATGATGAGAGACAAGAAGATGGGACTTTGGCATCCTCATTGTCG GTTATTGAGAAGATGCATCAGATCTTTTTCTCCCATCCCTCCCTAGATGAAGCAGATGTTAGAAATATTCTAGCCTCTGAGCAGCGGAAGATTTTGAACGGTTGTCGTATAGTATTTAGCAGGGTATTTCCAGTTGGTGAGGTCAATCCTCACCTACATCCGCTGTGGCAGACAGCTGAACAGTTTGGTGCTGTGTGCACCAACTATATAGATGACCAGGTCACCCATGTAGTTGCCAATTCCCTCGGGACTGACAAG GTGAATTGGGCTATTTCTTCGGGGAAATTTGTTGTCCATCCTGGCTG GGTGGAAGCATCAGCTTTGCTTTACAGGAGGGCAAATGAGCAGGATTTTGCCATTAAACCGTAA